From Aegilops tauschii subsp. strangulata cultivar AL8/78 chromosome 5, Aet v6.0, whole genome shotgun sequence:
atgtatctgtgcatcgaataatgcattggttgtttgaacctaatgaatatgaataaagctatagcctactttcaaatACAAATTCGGTACAATTTTAAATATCAATAGTTAAATTAGGGTGAAATTACGCTATGCAGGTCATTATGGCGCACACGTCTATAAAGGACACTGTGTGTGGTATACATCATAATCCGACATGGTTCACGGAGAGGAAACATGTGTAACCATGCACACAATTgccatttgcaaagcgtgtgtgatgtcaaacaatatcacaaacggtgcgagaaaactaaatgtgtgtgattgtcgcCTTATCGCACACGCTTTACAACcgtgaactgtttgtgatgtggcgcgcatcgtaaacgtagagCCAGTTGGGTACGTGCCTGAAAAAATCTCGTGTCTGCAATGTGCCTGGCCTACGCCTTGTATAAGGTAAAACCACAGAAGTCCGATTGCGATGgtaatgcgagcacaaacgagtagtaATGATGGAGCATTTGAGATAGGTGCAGGCATCTCATACGCTTTGTTCTGGAAAAAGTATGCATTCCTACTCCCTATTCCCGAtagtttctgggtcatgtgggaaggacccccctatctcccacactcactaggcgacggtttaAAATGTTGTTGTGAAAAGGGATTAAAATCCGTTTGTATAGCAGCTCGCTGTACCAGTGACAAATCACAAGGAGGAACACTCGAGACAAGTCcgatcacacatccactagataGACAAACACATGAGTTCCACAAGCATACACAAACAATCCAAGAGAAAAGAGGAacaaggtaaagttcatcccaaatccaaGAGGAAGTGGGGTCTTGATGGTAGATAGTTCTTCCTAAATCTCTAGGAGAGATAGGGGCTTGAATCCATGGCGGATCTTCCCTTGTGAGGGTCTTGAATTCACTTGGGATCTTTtccaatggaggtcttggcctccaaAGATGGGGGGGGGGTAAAGGAGCAAAGATCTCTCTAGTTCTTCATCCATGCTTTGACAACCATTTTTTTGAAAATAAATGAAACCTTTATTCACTAGAAATAACCAGTACATCGTCCGTGAGAGTCATTATGATTTCATTTGAAGGCTCCTCAAACCAATCCGAGGTCACAGAAAATCTAGCTAATCTAGTGAGCTCATGAGCTACTTTATTTGCTTCTCTATTACAATGTTCAAATTTAGTACTAATGAAATCACAAGCATAATAAAAACAATCATCGAAAATTGTAGCtgccgcgcccgccgaccgtccTCTGTTCTGCATGGTATTAATCACCTCCAGATTGTCCAGGTTAATAATAAGGCGATTACATCCCGCCCTCTGGGCCAGTGTTAGACCAAATTTGAGAGTTGAAACTTCTGCCATCAAAACATCCACGCAATAGTCTGCTTTCCCATTGCCTCCTGCAATAAACCTACCTTTTTCATCTCTCAAAACCGCCCCCATCATGCCCTTAAGGAGGTCGTGGTAAAAACAAGCGTCAACATTAAGTTTCACAGATCCCATGGGAGGACAGGACCAACCCCCCATTTTCATAGAAGCCCTGGGGGATGATGCACTACCGAAAATTGATGAAAGGGAAAGAATCCCCATAGAAATCTGATGTGCATTCCGCGTTGCCTTCTTATGCACCAATTTTCGTTTTTCCCACCATAGATACCATGCTGAGACAACAATCATTTCTCATACATTGTAATGGCCCAAAATCAACAATTCTTGGTCCGGTAGAAGTAATAAATACTCCAACACCGCTTCTCCAGCATGATCTAACTTGCAGGCTTTATCAATAGTATCATCCAACCCAAGCCTTTTCTAGACCTCCTTTGCTTTTCTACAAAGGAAAAACATGTGCTTTGTATCTTCTAGGTCATCCGAGCATGTAGGACAAATGGGCGAGATCTTCATATGTCTATTTGCAAGCGTAACTCGGCATGGAAGTGTACCATGCAGCGTCACTTCTGTCGGGCAAGATAACTTCCATATCTTGTTCCAAACAGGGTTTACCGTGGTTCGTCCCATTCCATTAGAATGTCTTAATTTATTTCCATACTGATGTTCCCCCTCCCTAGAGTAGGCAGACCAAACCGAGAACATACCATTTTTCATATAGCTCCAAGCAATAAAATTTGACATGTCATATTGTGAGATTGGAATTGAAAGAATTCGTTGTACATCAATGGGCCACATAGTTTGTCTAATGAGATCTTCATCCCAACTGTTCGTAGTAGGGTCAATCAGGTCCCCCACCTTCGTTAACAAATGCCCCCCTTGGGTGTCACAATTTTCCTTGTGGCACAGTTTGGGATCCATACATCTTCCCAAATATTGATATTTTGACCATTCCCCACTCGCCAAATGTAGCTGCGTTTTAGGGACTCCGTCCCGGCCATTATACTTTGCCATGTAAATGAAGAGCCTTTTTTTAATTTGGTGTTCAACAAATCACCGCCAGGATAATACTTAGCCCTTAGGATTATAGCACACAAAGAGTCGGTTTTATCAATAAGACGCCATGCCTGCTTGGCAAGCAAAGCCAAGTTGAAGCAGTGAATATCACGAATCCCATTCCCCCTTGGTTTTTAGGTACACACATTTTCCACTAGGCCATCCAATGCACCCTCCTCTGGTTCTCCTCGTCTCCATATCAGAAATGCGCTATCGCGTCAATGATTCCTTTACAAATGCTTTTAGGAATTTTAAAAACCGACATTGCATAGGTGGGTGTGGCTTGGATAACAGCCTTGAGCAGGATCTCCTTCCCTCCGGCTGACATCCGTTTTTCCTTCCAACCACTAATTTTCTTCACAATTCGTTCAATCAGAAATTGGAAAAAGTGTGTTTTATCTAACCCCACATTTGTTGGCAACCCTAGATATTTATCACTGAGGGCCTGAGTCATAATGTTCAATGTTGTACACAATTGTTCTCTAATCTCCACCTTCGTGTTGGGGCTAAAGAAAATGTTGGACTTTTCCACACTTACCAACTGTCCCGATGCCGCACGGTATAAATCTAGCGTTGATTTCAGTAATTCGGCGCTATGTTGGTTTGCTTTCATGAGAATCAAAGAGTCATCCGCAAAGATGAGATTTGTGATAGGCGGGGCATCTCTACATACTTTAACTCCTGAGATATTTCCATTTTCCTCTGCATGTGTAAGTAAGGCATTCAACCCCTCTGTGCACAACAAGAATAGATAAGGTGATAATGGGTCTCCCTATCTCAACCCCCTTGTAGGGTTAAATTTTTTGCTTTCCTCGGAATTAATCCTTACTCTGTACTCAACAGTTGAGACACACTGCATGATAAAGTTCACCCAATATTGAAGGAAACCTAGTCTTAACATAATCTCCTTCAGAAAAGGCCATTCAACCCTGTCGTAAGCTTTGTGCATATCGAGTTTTATAGCACATAATCTCTCTCTACCTTCTCTTATGTTCTTGATTGTGTGAAAACACTCATAAGCCACTAAAATGTTATTCGTAATCAATATGCCAGGCATGAAGGCACTCTGAGTTGGACTAATGATTTCTGGTAGGAAAACCTTCAAACGGGAGGCCACCATTTTTGCAATTATTTTATATACCACATTGCATAAACTGATCGGCCTAAATTGGGTTACCTTTTCTGGTGTATTCACCTTTGGAATCATCATAATTGCAGTATCGTTCCAACCCGCTGAAATAGTACATGTATTGATTGCCTTCAAAACCTCCTCAATTAGATCATCCCCTAGCATGGGCCAAAACCTCTTATAGAAAATAGCATAAAATCCATCTGGCCTCGGAGCTTTTAAGTCCCCGATATCGAATAATGCCTTTCGAACATCTTCAGTAGTATAAGGGGCACAAAGAGCATTGTTCATTTCAGTCGTCACTCTCCTACGAACTAGGGGCAACACATCTTGATTCGGATACTGTACTGCCGATGTGAACAGCTATGAAAAATAATCAGTAATGTGATCCCTCAACTCCTTATCTTCCCTCTATATTCCCAACTCATCTAGGAGTTTCTTTATATTATTTCTTTTTTTCCTGGCTGTGGCTGCATTATGGAAGAAAGAGGTATTACGTTCCCCATGCATCAACCAATTAGCCCAACCTCTTTGTAACCAGAATATTTCCTCTTGATCCAACAGGTTCTTAATGAGTACGATAATTTCCTTCTGACGACCACATGATTCTATATTCTAAGGGCCACGCTTCAGTCTCTCTAACTCCTTTTTAATTTGTTTATTCTCCGCTTCGGGCCCTTAAGTATTTACCGATCCCAAGAATGTAAATCGGCATGCACAACTCTCGTTTgatcggcaagagaagggccaATCCCTGCTAGCTTTGCTTTCTCCCATGCAACATTAACAATCTCAGTGATCGTCTCTTCCTTTAACCACCCAGCTTTGAATTGTTTCCCATGCCCATCCGGTCTTCCGAAAATTTGGTCATCCAAATAATCCATATCCAGGACCAGCAGGCGGTGGTCAGAGTGAATATGCTCTTCGTTGATCACCGCCGCTCGGGGAAATTTATGGGCCCAACCAGTGTTGCAAAACGCCCGATCCAGGCACTCGCATACATCACCTCTTCTCCAAGTGAATGGGTCGCCAATATAACCCAAATCCTCCAGCCAACAATCCATGAGACATTCACGGAAATCTCTCGTCATTCCATTTGGTCTCGCATTACCGCCTTCTTTTTCCGACGGATATAAAATTTCATTAAAATCCCCCAATACCACCCAGGGGTGGTCGCCCTTATTGTTCAAGTTGTGAATGTCATCCCAAGATAATTTTCGTTCATTCCAGTTCGGATGACCATAAAAACCCGTGAACCGCCAGTGTATAACATCCTCATACATAAACAAAATATAAATAAAATGAGGCGATACGTAATTCAACTTATGATAAAACAAAACAAGGTCACCGGCTGTACCCTTAACAACCTTAATTCGCCCAAGGGGAGGGTATTTATGGTCTTGGGGGGGAGGTACATGGGCCGAAACCCTTGAATCTACGCATAGGCAGTACCGAATGTCCGGTGGCTATCGGACGCCCGGTCGCTCTGTGGTATCGGATGTCCGGTGGCTCACGGGGGACCGGACGTCTCATAGGCATCAGACTTTCGTTAATTTCTTCTTTGGACACTCTGGACAGTGGCACTGGATTTCCGGTCGCTCAGGACCTGCCGGATGTTCGCTACTTGTCGGATGTCCAGTCATTGTAGGTTTCATCTGCGACTGGTTCTTTCGGTCACTGGTCTTCCTTGCACCAGATGTCCGACAGATGATGTGGTTCAATGACTCCTCCTGTGTTACTTGCTCCGCTTACGCGCCGTCTTGTCCATTGCTCTTATAGCGTTTCCATGGTCGTTTTCTTGGTACCTAGGTACACATAGCATTTCtatttgaggtagtagccatgtctcgcaTGTAGAGAAGTGAGAGTCGATAAGGAGCGATCTCACCTCATGTTCAATGGCGCGCACATGAGCTCTTTTTACAGGACCACCTGGTCCACCACAATGCGAGGAGGGGGACTTTTGCAGCTCTGTATAATTTCACTCTAGCAACGACCCACTCTAGCGGGGTTATGGGGCTATTTATAGTCGACACAATAGTCGCATACAAAGTTGTTATCATCTCAACAGCAGACGTCTTCCAGTCCAGTGTCGTCGACCTCATCTCTCTGGTAGTTTGGATGTCCACGATGACAAAGTTGTCGACCAAGGTCTAACCGATGAAGGAGAGGAGTTTGCATGAATGCTATTAATTAATCCATGATTTTCTAAATAAATTTTGTGTTCATCGTTGTTTGCATCatagatactccctccgttccagaATATAAGGTATATTGGTTTCCGTGCAAGTCAACCATTTGAAAGTTTGACCAAGATTATAGAACCAAATAGAAAGAATTGCAATACCTAATAGATAAAATATGAAACTACCTTTCATGATTGATCAAATTATATAAATTTCATATTGTGGATATTGATATATTTTTTAAAAAACTTGGTCAAACATGCACTCgtttgacttttgaaaaaacaaatacaccttatataaaggaacggagggagtataacagTATGTCTCTTGGCAACATTTATCAATATATTTTGTCAATTTACGGTACGAGCCCGCTCTCATTTCTGCTCTAAATCCATAATCTCATACGCATTCGAATCATTATACAATTATTATCTGCTTCGCTCTAAATCTGACTAATAAAGATGGTAAAGGATACAAAATGAGCTTCCCGTGACACGGAGTTTCTGCTCCCGGGCTTAACTGCACCCGCGTTgatgaaaaaaatcaaaacaaatagtagaaaaattcaaaaaaaatccattttttctgtggtagataatttgatgcgtgaggtctGCTCCAAATTTTAACTCATTTGGACATTTGAGCAGCTCTCgacaaaaaagacaaaatcatgGTCTGTAAAAAAGTTTACTGTTCACACACTGTTCTGAtccgatttgtcttttttgccgagagctTCTCAGATGTCCAAATGAATTGAAATTTGAAGCGGACCTCACACATCAAATTATCTATCACacaatttttttagtttttttgaatttttctagtatttattTTGGTTTTTTTACCGGGAGCAGATGAGTTTGGCGCTTCATGTGATCCTAATCTTATCGTTGTATTATTATGAACTGGTTATGAGCTTGGAGGGTGAATTTTACATTTGGAGTGGAGTTTGAGGACCAAATCGTATAAAGGCCATCGCGGCCTGCGGCTCAACGCGTTAAAACCCTAAAACCCAAACCTGCTCCTCCTCTCTTTCCCAGCGTCGCCTCCACATACTCCAGTCAACCAATTCGCTCCCGGCCACCACGGCAATGGCCATGGATTTGGACGAGCCGCTTGCCGCGGAGAAGGGCGAGGTGGCGCTGCAGCAGCTGCGGCGCGCCGACCCGTCCGTCTACCTCTCCCCGTCCGcggacctcgccgccgccgcccgggcgGCTCTGAAGCACTTCCACTCGTCGCTCGCCGTTGTCTCCCCCGTGCAGCCGCCgcccctccccaacctcctcGCCGGCCCCAACTTCGACGCCGAGCAGATTTGGTCCCAGAGCGAGCTGCTctcccgccccctcctcccccacctccaccgccagctccgccgcctcgagcaCCAACCGCCTGCGCAGCCGTTGGCTACTCCTCCGCCGTCCAAGCCCTCTGAAGCCGTGGAGGGCCCGTCAGACGAGGAGGAGGATGGAGAGGGTGACGaatcggaggaggaggatgagggtGGCCTGGAGGACACGGATGACGAGTTGGAATCGGAGGAGGGGGAGGATGAAGAAACGGAGGAGCTAGGGGCGAAGAAAGGGAACGGGGTGGAGGACAGGTTCCTGAAGATGAAGGACCTGGAAAAGTTtatggaggagggggaggagcagGAGTACGGTGGGGGTTCCAAGGGAGGAGAGAAGAAGAAGGCAAGTGTGAACTTGATGGAGGACGATAGTGATGAGGAGGATGTGGATGAAGATGATGggggtgatgatgaagatgacgattTGGATGTAAGGAATTTGTACTGACACACTCTCTTTATATACATGGAATGATTGTTAGCTCTGATAGAATCTAAGATGTAGAACCGTAAGTAATTCAGCAAGGGAAGCCAAATTTTCTTCTGAATGTTCAATATAAATGACTTAACAGCTAGATCTAGTTCAGGAAATGCATTGCACGCATATGTTTATCGCTACTGCATAGACCAATGTGCTCCTTTTGACAGTTATAGTGttatatatgccacatttttatTAATGAAGCACATTAACCCAAATTCCTTTCTTCTTTAACTTGATTGGTGGCGCTATTAACTGTAGTTGGAAGATTTTGAGTCTGATGATGAAGAGGGTGTGGGGAAATCTGGCGGAGATATAAGGTAAGCATTTTATGCTAATCTCAAGTATGCTATTGTGGTGATTGTGAAAATGCAAATCAATTTGTATTATGCGCTCCTATATCTGTTAGTGTGCTACAGCACAGTTCATCAATCATGTGAAGATATGACAATAGAGCCATGTGGGATTTTAAAATTGCTTGAACAATGCTTCACAACTCTTTCCCAACTTGTAACACATAGAAAATAAATTGATCTATGGAACTTTTTAAAGGGTGGATAATTGGGAATTTCTCATGCATGATCTTTATGCACGTTCTACAAATTCCACACTGTTAATATACAAGATATCACTACATGAGACTTTTCTTTCTTTAGGTGAATAGAAGGGAAGGGAGCTACTTCCTTTCATTGACATAGGGGAGAAATTAAATATTAATACTTGTGTGGAGATGGACTCAATTATAGTAGAAAAGTAAATAATGAAAAAGAGCCCCGTTTGTACATAATTTGTTGATGAGAGGGGAAAAAAACTGGCCTATGAAAAATAAATTTAATGTACAGAAGCTTGCTGCCACCTGTACTGGAGATTTGAAGTAGTAATGTACCTTTGTGGGGTTGCAGTGAAACAAGTCTGAAAAGAACAGAAAAACATGATTTTGTGTACCACCTAGCATAGAAATTAACCAATGAAAAAGTTAGATTTCTCAGAACAACTTTCCTGCCACCTTTACCAAGACAGGGAAAAGGCTATTATCCAATTGCCAACCACCTCCATGAGGATTCAACAAAAAAAAAATTCACAGAAAAAGGTGTCACTACTCACTTCTACATAACATAGCAAGTTGATTTTACTGGAGAGAAAACCGAGTCGTACAACTTATTTGCTGGTGCAAATGTCCCTGTTGGACAGTCGGAAGCACCCATCTTTTGTAGTGCATGCATTACAGTCCTTTCCTATCCCACCTACATTTGCCCAGTAAAACCTCTACAATCGGGACATGTTCTTTTAATACCGAGCACATGTGCTCCCTTTTAAGTGCGTGTTTGAAGCTTCAAAAATTCAAAACGAATCTTACATGTACATGTCAGAGCGCACTATGTATCTTCAATGTTTTGTGAAGGCACCACTTGATTTGTGATCTGCATTAAAACgacgacaacaacaacaaagcctttagtacCAAACAATTTGGGGTAGGCTAACTAAAGCGACAAGAATGAGAGGCTAAAAAGCAGCTTTATCTGCTCTATTTTTTTGTTGCCCAGGCCGCAGAAATGAACCAAGTTTCCTCTCATGCTTCCAAATGTTTTAAACAATTCACGCGCATCGATATTGATTATTCTGTGCACTTGAAACAGTCTGAAGCTtgagaaataaaagaaaatgcagAATTGAAACTTGAAGTTATTCTATAATCTTCCTTAGGCTGTAGAATAATGTTATATATCCTGCATTTTGGTTGTCATGAATTTTGTGTTGTGCTTTTAACCAGCTAAGAGCGTCTTTTCAGGTATGAGGATTTTTTTGAGGAAAGCAGTAAGCAACAAGTCAAGAAGAGAAATGGTTTCACAAAGAAAGTCCACTTCAAGGATGAATTGCATGAAATGGAAGTGGATGACATTGAGAAGGATGATGTAAATGATGGTCCAGCATTAGAGGTACTCATTTCAGTTGAAATAAGTAATGCACATATACTTGTTTATCAACATGCTTTCCCTTCTATGCAGGATGAACAAGGTCTTTCAACTCATGAAAAGGGGCTCTTGAAGATGCGTAACCAAATAGACCTAATGGAGAAAGCTAGTCTTGAACCCAGTAAATGGATCATGCAGGGAGAGGTAGCTGATAGCATGTTTTGGAAATGAGACATATTTCTGACTCACAATATCGTGCTAGTAATAGTTAATTACCATTGCAATTGTGTCTTTCTAAACGAGTTCCTTTTGTAGGTTGATGCTTCCAGGAGGCCCAAAAATAGTGCCCTGGAAGTGGATCTTGATTTTGAGCATAATGTAAGACCTGCCCCAGTAATCACGGAGGAAGTCACAGCTTCTCTCGAAGAGATGATAAAGAAAAGAATTGCGGAGGTAATATTTTTCTGGATATGTCACTACGTTCGTAACTGGGTGAACACTCAACAGTAGTATACCGGGAAATAGTAGAGTGAAATTGTGAGGAGTTCTTTGGTTATTTCGTTTTGTATCTGTGACTGCTAGTAATATTGAGATAGCTTCTCTTGTTTCCTGATAGGGTCATTTTGATGATGTTGAAAAGCCTTCAACCTTGCCGTATAAAGTTCCAAAGCAGCAAAAGGAGATGGTATGGTTTTTGATCGGGTGCAATAACTGGAATTCTTTCATGATAACAGTATGATAATTTTGTGATTCACTATTGTTGCTATATTTCAACAGGATGAAAACAAGAGCAAAAAGGGTCTTGCTGAACAGTATGAGGTCTGTATTGTCTTACTATGATCTTATTTTAAATCCAAACGAGTTGGTAGATAGGACCAGTTTTAGTGTAGTTCATCCACTAACTGATTCTTTTGCTCTTCCAGGATGAGTTTAAGGAAAAAACTGGCATTGCACCTGCCACACTTGCTATTTCAGATGAACTGAAGAATGAGGTGAGCAATCAATTGTTTTTACTAGAAAACCTGAGTGACGTTGGATTTACCTATCATGATTACAGTTTTATTCTGCTTTTGTTGGTCTTAATTGTTGTGCAACATCTGATACATCATTTGTGTTGGATTGAAAGATAATGTCCGCTAAAGAGCAAATCTTGCATTGTCTTGTCAGTAAAGGCATGCCAGATGTTATTATATCCATCTAAATTAGCAAGCTTTCATGTTCCCTGCTTGTCCTGATGACTGTAGTGTCAATATATTCATCATCACTTTTTCGTGGTGCACAAGATGCTTGTCATATTACGAAGTACAATTTTAATACCGATGCTCAGTGATGGTTTATTGCCATGCGATGGATATGACGTTAGCTATTGGAATTTTTGGTGTTAGAAAAATACTCCATTTTGTAATGAATGAGAAGAAATGGATTGCTTCAGTCACTATATGCGTTACTTTAAGCATGCATATTGCGTAGGTCACACTTGATACTTTACAGttatctttttttttttgaagtGCCCTTACTACATTGGCCAACTTGATTTTATGCTTCTGTTTCCTGCAATCTTTCCACCGGTGCTGTGTGCATATGTTCTCTTTGTCTTTATGATGATATCAACTATAATTCTGGCTATGTGGATATTTTTGTGTTACCAAAGTGATACTTCCTGATTCTGACTAACTTCTTATTCAACTCAGGCAAATGATTTATTTAAGAGGATATGCTTGAAGTTGGATGCGCTCTCTCATTTCCACTTTGCCCCAAAGCCGGTATGTGATAGCTCTCTATTAGACAGCATCGTATAATACCTCAAGTTTGCAATTTTTGGTATGAAGGACAAGTGTTGTCTTTTCAGGTCATTGAGGATATGTCCATACAAGTTAATATACCTGCTCTAGCAATGGAAGAGGTACCACAATCATTGTTTTTCTCTTGTGAAGTTATTCTATTTGAGTATTTCATTCATGTAACGACTTGTCTTCCTTGGCAGGTTGCACCTGTAGCTGTTTCAGATGCCGCAATGCTCGCTCCCGAAGAAGTTTTTGAAGGGAAAGGGGATATTAAAGAAGACGTGGAGCTTACACAAGCTGAGCGCAAAAGAAGAAGAGCCAACAAGAAGAGGAGATATGCAGGTATTTTTTTTCTCTTTGGGGTTTCACTCGCCTCGACGGCTTTTGAAAAATCCTCCCAAGAAACAATGAATCCTGCTCTCTACTTCATCACCAGGGTAGTTCATGGTTGTATTCAGTtgtattactccctccattcctaaatataagtctttctagagatttcactatggactacatacggatgtatatagacgtagtttagagtgtagattcactcattttactcggTATGTAGTCTcttattggaatctctaaaaagacttgtagtatttaggaacggagggagtagtatattgGAAGATTTGGAGCAGCGCAATCTCACACATGGACTGAATTGTGTTGGCAACATGACAAAAACCTGCTACTTTGCCATGCAGAATCGCACAAGGAGAGGCCAGCCAAGCTGCGGAAAGAGAACTCATCAAATATATAGGAAGCTGCTGCTTACATGCTATATGTATTGCAAACCTTTGGAGTTGGTTGGAGGGAGGACCGCCACCAACAGTGTAATGCCTTTCGTGATCTGATGCCTGGCCTGCAATTTCAAGGCTCTGATGTAGCCAGTTTTCGAGCTTTCATGCAGTGTAAAAGCATTTCCTTTTAGAATTTCTCACAGGGAGTGAGTGTCTTCTCGAGTAGAATAGAATTGAACTCTTGCGAGTATAAGAGTGTcatgtacttcctccgttccgaaatatttgtctttctagtcATTTCAAATGGattaccacatacggatgtatgtagacatattttagagtgtagattcgctccttttgctccgtatgtagtcacttgttgaaatatctagaaagacaaatatttaggaacggagggagtactagataatGCATCAGGGTGTCCTTCCGGCACTCGAAGCCGAATTCAACCCAGAAACTGAGCAAGGTGGTACAAAGTTTACCATATTCGAATACAGTTTGACCATGTTGTACCTACATAGGTAAAATTTTGAGATTGAGGCCGTTTTGTACTATTGAGCGCGGGAGCATCATCATCATAGTTGCCTgcaccctcccccccccccccccccccccccccgcgtctgGTTCTTTCTACTCCCGGATATGTTCCTGTTGCACTAGTTATTGTAAGTTTGCAACCATTTGCTTAGTTCAAGTCCAACGGGCGCCCATTTTTTCCGTTTGGATAGGGCAATGGGGCGGCGGTCGGCCGTCTTTCTAGATGCGCTGCCGTTGGGCGCATCTAATCCGGCATGGCTGTCTGGAGCCTCTATGTATACATTTTTTTTTGCCATTGGAATACATTTTTTTATTTCGTTCAacaacattttgatatattagaGTACACAATTCATCAATTCTTCACTAGGGAAGTGAGAACAAAGAAAACAAGAATTACAATTAGACACTTCAAAGGATAACCAACTTTCGTAAATACTCTTACTAGTTGGATGAATATCTTCTTTATAtcttcattgttgatctgcggctTCTCGAGTTTGTACGCTTTTTTCTTGTTCGATTTCAA
This genomic window contains:
- the LOC109775328 gene encoding M phase phosphoprotein 10; protein product: MAMDLDEPLAAEKGEVALQQLRRADPSVYLSPSADLAAAARAALKHFHSSLAVVSPVQPPPLPNLLAGPNFDAEQIWSQSELLSRPLLPHLHRQLRRLEHQPPAQPLATPPPSKPSEAVEGPSDEEEDGEGDESEEEDEGGLEDTDDELESEEGEDEETEELGAKKGNGVEDRFLKMKDLEKFMEEGEEQEYGGGSKGGEKKKASVNLMEDDSDEEDVDEDDGGDDEDDDLDLEDFESDDEEGVGKSGGDIRYEDFFEESSKQQVKKRNGFTKKVHFKDELHEMEVDDIEKDDVNDGPALEDEQGLSTHEKGLLKMRNQIDLMEKASLEPSKWIMQGEVDASRRPKNSALEVDLDFEHNVRPAPVITEEVTASLEEMIKKRIAEGHFDDVEKPSTLPYKVPKQQKEMDENKSKKGLAEQYEDEFKEKTGIAPATLAISDELKNEANDLFKRICLKLDALSHFHFAPKPVIEDMSIQVNIPALAMEEVAPVAVSDAAMLAPEEVFEGKGDIKEDVELTQAERKRRRANKKRRYAESHKERPAKLRKENSSNI